One Anthonomus grandis grandis chromosome 12, icAntGran1.3, whole genome shotgun sequence DNA window includes the following coding sequences:
- the LOC126742716 gene encoding ADAMTS-like protein 3 gives MWRIYSTLITFTILLFIAQCRPLKGPPEPVQKNNNKLALNKLKEAIDSLKGKTVEEKNEKTLAKADDEDYDSLDDIQYEKDEESLNPIVRGKKNIKQWDRWGKWSACSVSCGVGKMTRWRHCVSMGCADGEKEAQIKTCTKEPCS, from the exons ATGTGGAGAATATATTCCActttaataacatttacaatattattgtttattgctCAATGCAGACCTCTCAAAGGTCCCCCAGAACccgttcaaaaaaataataataaattagctCTCAACAAACTCAAAGAAGCCATTGATAGTCTTAAAGGTAAAACTgttgaagaaaaaaatgaaaaaactttagCCAAAGCTGACGATGAAGACTACGATAGTTTAGATGACATTCAGTATGAAAAGGATGAAGAGTCACTTAATCCAATCGTAAgaggaaagaaaaatattaaacaatggGATCGTTGG GGTAAATGGTCTGCGTGCAGCGTATCTTGTGGCGTAGGAAAAATGACTAGGTGGCGCCACTGTGTCTCAATGGGATGCGCAGATGGAGAAAAAGAAGCTCAAATTAAAACTTGCACCAAAGAGCCTTGTTCTTAA